The Halarchaeum grantii genome includes a window with the following:
- a CDS encoding proton-conducting transporter membrane subunit, translated as MSDTHTTRTIGALSDAATPQSPSRLPAALTRLVWVLWAASLLVLGAHVRTGATWAVGGVLAVDGLTGVMWVAATFFSGIVHSYSRRYMAGSERVTAFFARITGFTVVVMVLVAAANTALFALAWLAMGLIMADLIGYARDWPQAQAAASLSRRYFLASSALVGAVALALWATTGATTFDGVAAVADALPPAVWLLVAGGLLLAAMIQSALVPFHTWLLSSMTAPTPASALMHAGFVNAGGILLVRFAPVVTADERFMLLVVAVGAASALVGKLLRTVQADVKGRLGCSTTGQMSYMLMQAGLGFFAAAVTHLVLHGFYKAYMFLSNGSRVTHTTPGHGHGATPSLTAVGALATAATAVAGGAVFALLTGEGLHADSGLLLAGLVVLTTLHATRQALGRTGVSPAIRYGAVALVFLPAIAVYGLVYAAVEGVLAGSVIASAPTDLTVVHVAVAAAFALVYFAIETGAYRRSERLYVALRNATQPTPETVTANTEEYDAY; from the coding sequence ATGTCGGACACCCACACCACACGGACGATCGGAGCGCTCTCGGACGCCGCGACGCCGCAGTCGCCCTCGCGACTCCCCGCCGCGCTCACCCGACTCGTCTGGGTCCTGTGGGCCGCGAGCCTCCTCGTCCTCGGCGCCCACGTCCGCACGGGCGCCACGTGGGCGGTCGGGGGCGTCCTCGCCGTCGACGGCCTCACCGGCGTCATGTGGGTCGCCGCCACCTTCTTCAGCGGCATCGTCCACAGCTACTCGCGGCGCTACATGGCCGGGAGCGAGCGCGTCACCGCGTTCTTCGCGCGCATCACCGGCTTCACCGTCGTCGTGATGGTCCTCGTCGCCGCCGCGAACACCGCGCTCTTCGCGCTCGCGTGGCTCGCGATGGGGCTCATCATGGCCGACCTCATCGGCTACGCTCGCGACTGGCCCCAAGCGCAGGCCGCCGCGTCGCTCTCCCGCAGGTACTTCCTCGCGAGCAGCGCGCTCGTCGGCGCCGTCGCCCTCGCACTCTGGGCGACGACCGGCGCGACGACCTTCGACGGCGTCGCCGCCGTCGCCGACGCGCTCCCGCCCGCGGTCTGGCTTCTCGTCGCGGGCGGCCTCCTCCTCGCCGCGATGATCCAGTCCGCGCTCGTCCCCTTCCACACGTGGCTCCTCTCCTCGATGACCGCGCCGACGCCCGCGTCCGCGCTCATGCACGCCGGCTTCGTCAACGCCGGCGGCATCCTCCTCGTCCGCTTCGCACCCGTCGTCACCGCCGACGAGCGTTTCATGCTCCTCGTCGTCGCCGTCGGCGCCGCGAGCGCGCTCGTCGGCAAACTCCTCCGCACCGTCCAAGCGGACGTCAAGGGCCGCCTCGGCTGCTCGACCACCGGGCAGATGAGTTACATGCTCATGCAGGCCGGCCTCGGCTTCTTCGCCGCCGCCGTCACCCACCTCGTCCTCCACGGCTTCTACAAAGCCTACATGTTCCTCTCGAACGGGAGCCGCGTCACGCACACGACGCCCGGCCACGGTCACGGCGCGACGCCCTCGCTCACCGCCGTCGGCGCGCTCGCCACCGCCGCAACCGCCGTCGCGGGCGGCGCCGTCTTCGCCCTCCTCACCGGCGAGGGCCTCCACGCCGACAGCGGCCTCCTCCTCGCCGGCCTCGTCGTCCTGACGACGCTCCACGCGACCCGCCAAGCCCTCGGGCGCACCGGCGTCTCGCCCGCGATTCGGTACGGCGCCGTCGCGCTCGTCTTCCTCCCCGCCATCGCCGTCTACGGCCTCGTCTACGCCGCCGTCGAGGGCGTCCTCGCCGGCTCGGTGATCGCGAGCGCGCCCACCGATCTCACCGTCGTCCACGTCGCCGTCGCCGCCGCGTTCGCTCTCGTCTACTTCGCCATCGAGACCGGCGCGTATCGCCGCAGCGAACGCCTCTACGTCGCGCTCCGCAACGCGACGCAGCCAACCCCGGAGACCGTCACCGCGAACACGGAGGAGTACGATGCCTACTGA
- a CDS encoding Lrp/AsnC family transcriptional regulator: protein MSAEDIDEVDREILYALQEDARTLSSSDIAERTGTSGSTVRKRIQRLEDAGVIKGYSAEVDYERSGYPIRMLLFCTASIHERSDLIPEVLAIDGVVSVQELITGEQNLLVTAVGRSDSDITPIAEELLDMGITVADEVLVKSHVTTPFGRFEEE from the coding sequence ATGTCCGCAGAAGACATCGACGAGGTCGACCGGGAGATCCTGTACGCCCTGCAGGAGGACGCCCGCACCCTCTCCTCGAGCGACATCGCGGAGCGCACCGGGACGTCGGGGAGCACGGTCCGAAAGCGCATCCAGCGACTCGAGGATGCGGGCGTGATCAAGGGGTACAGCGCCGAGGTGGACTACGAGCGCTCGGGCTATCCGATCCGGATGCTCCTCTTCTGCACGGCGTCGATCCACGAGCGAAGCGACCTCATTCCCGAGGTGCTGGCCATCGACGGCGTCGTCTCCGTACAGGAGCTCATCACGGGCGAGCAGAACCTCCTCGTGACGGCGGTCGGGCGCTCGGACAGCGACATCACGCCGATCGCGGAGGAGCTCCTCGACATGGGGATCACCGTGGCCGACGAGGTGCTCGTGAAGAGCCACGTGACGACGCCGTTCGGCCGCTTCGAGGAGGAGTGA
- a CDS encoding ArsR/SmtB family transcription factor — protein sequence MADSSTRLERLLADELGECCDADVERRRAELDAVADEAFATDDVREPFAVLGNETRYRLARALAVDGTERCVCELEALVDVSESAVSHALADLVAAGLASRRKDGNWRYYESTALADDLFAAAEQGSET from the coding sequence ATGGCGGATTCATCGACCCGACTGGAGCGGCTCCTCGCCGACGAGCTCGGCGAGTGTTGCGACGCCGACGTCGAGCGCCGGCGCGCCGAACTCGACGCCGTCGCCGACGAGGCGTTCGCCACCGACGACGTGCGCGAACCGTTCGCCGTCCTCGGGAACGAGACGCGCTATCGACTCGCGCGCGCGCTCGCCGTCGACGGCACCGAGCGCTGCGTCTGCGAACTCGAAGCCCTCGTGGACGTCAGCGAGAGCGCCGTCAGTCACGCGCTCGCCGACCTCGTCGCCGCCGGCCTCGCGAGCAGGCGCAAGGACGGCAACTGGCGCTACTACGAGAGCACCGCGCTCGCTGACGACCTGTTCGCGGCCGCAGAACAGGGGAGCGAGACGTGA
- the arsB gene encoding ACR3 family arsenite efflux transporter translates to MSDSLSVLDRYLTVWIGLAMALGVGLGRFVPGIVDVLDAVTWHGTSLPIAVGLFVMIFPIMAEIDYGRIPRVTRTNRAEIGLTLAFNWLVAPALMYGLAVFFLGGYPDLVTGLVIVGIAPCIAMVLVWNELAAGNQEMCAVCVGVNSLLQIVLFVPYAFFFLTVLRGTAVDVSMALVAQMVGVFLGLPLLLGYLAQKVAFRTVGREAYYGRVIPRIGPLGLLGLLFTVVVMFALKGDYILSNPLQIVRIAAPLLVFFVALWTVAYAVSAAIGFDYAEGVSLAFTAASNNFELAIAVAVAVFGIGSDVALATVVGPLIEVPVMLALVRVALATKDSLFGTAGPRAAVTATDD, encoded by the coding sequence GTGAGCGACTCCCTCTCCGTCCTGGACCGGTACCTCACCGTCTGGATCGGCCTCGCGATGGCGCTCGGCGTCGGCCTCGGGCGCTTCGTCCCCGGAATCGTCGACGTCCTCGACGCCGTCACGTGGCACGGCACCAGTCTCCCCATCGCCGTCGGCCTCTTCGTGATGATCTTCCCGATCATGGCCGAGATCGACTACGGCCGCATCCCACGCGTCACCCGAACCAACCGCGCCGAGATCGGCCTCACGCTCGCGTTCAACTGGCTCGTCGCGCCCGCGCTCATGTACGGCCTCGCCGTGTTCTTCCTCGGCGGCTACCCCGACCTCGTCACCGGCCTCGTCATCGTCGGCATCGCGCCCTGCATCGCGATGGTGCTCGTCTGGAACGAACTCGCCGCCGGCAACCAGGAGATGTGCGCGGTCTGCGTCGGCGTCAACTCCCTCCTGCAGATCGTCCTCTTCGTCCCCTACGCGTTCTTCTTCCTCACCGTCCTCCGAGGGACCGCCGTCGACGTCTCGATGGCGCTCGTCGCACAGATGGTCGGCGTCTTCCTCGGCCTCCCGCTTCTCCTGGGGTATCTCGCGCAGAAAGTGGCCTTCCGCACCGTCGGTCGCGAGGCCTACTACGGACGCGTCATCCCGCGCATCGGCCCGCTCGGCCTCCTCGGGTTGCTCTTCACTGTCGTCGTCATGTTCGCACTGAAGGGCGACTACATCCTCTCCAACCCCCTCCAGATCGTCCGCATCGCCGCGCCCCTTCTCGTCTTCTTCGTCGCGCTCTGGACGGTCGCGTACGCCGTCAGCGCCGCCATCGGCTTCGACTACGCCGAGGGCGTCAGCCTCGCGTTCACCGCCGCCTCGAACAACTTCGAACTGGCGATCGCCGTCGCCGTCGCCGTCTTCGGTATCGGGAGCGACGTCGCGCTCGCCACCGTCGTCGGTCCGCTCATCGAGGTCCCCGTGATGCTCGCGCTCGTCCGCGTCGCGCTCGCCACCAAGGACTCCCTCTTCGGCACCGCCGGCCCCCGAGCCGCCGTCACCGCCACAGACGACTGA
- a CDS encoding low molecular weight phosphatase family protein, giving the protein MTVTLAFVCVQNAGRSQMATAFAEREVAARGLADDIEILTGGTRPAEHVHPEVVETMRDVGIDLGDREPREVTVEEIQRADYVVTMGCSADDVCPAGWAGENRDWDLTDPDGKSPEAVAEIRDDIEARVAALFDELAQ; this is encoded by the coding sequence ATGACCGTCACACTCGCCTTCGTCTGCGTGCAGAACGCGGGCCGCTCGCAGATGGCCACCGCGTTCGCCGAGCGCGAGGTCGCCGCACGCGGCCTCGCGGACGACATCGAGATACTCACCGGCGGGACGCGACCCGCCGAGCACGTCCACCCGGAAGTCGTCGAGACGATGCGCGACGTCGGCATCGACCTCGGCGACCGGGAGCCGCGCGAAGTGACCGTCGAGGAGATCCAGCGCGCCGACTACGTGGTCACGATGGGCTGTTCGGCCGACGACGTCTGCCCGGCTGGCTGGGCGGGCGAGAACCGCGACTGGGACCTGACCGACCCCGACGGGAAATCCCCCGAGGCGGTCGCGGAGATACGCGACGACATCGAGGCGCGCGTCGCCGCCCTCTTCGACGAACTCGCTCAGTAG
- the surE gene encoding 5'/3'-nucleotidase SurE → MDIVLTNDDGIESPGLAALYESLSAVADVTAVAPASDMSATGRALSREVTVDEHDLGYAVHGTPADCVVAALESLAPDPDLVVSGCNRGGNLGMYVLGRSGTVSAAVEAAFFDVPAISVSLTLTSEDFAGGATPKSDYSEAAAATTYLVEETLDSGVFERADYLNVNAPRPGTETGELSVTTPTHGYDMTVERDGAHLRLEDRMWRRMDEGIVADEPDDSDLRAVVEGRTSVSPLTAPHTTEHHEVLDALAETY, encoded by the coding sequence ATGGATATCGTCCTCACGAACGACGACGGCATCGAGAGCCCCGGCTTGGCGGCGCTCTACGAGTCGCTCTCCGCCGTCGCGGACGTCACGGCGGTCGCGCCCGCCTCGGATATGAGCGCGACGGGGCGCGCGCTCTCCCGGGAGGTGACGGTCGACGAGCACGACCTCGGCTACGCCGTCCACGGGACGCCCGCGGACTGCGTGGTGGCGGCGCTGGAGTCGCTCGCGCCCGATCCGGACCTCGTCGTCTCGGGCTGTAATCGGGGCGGGAACCTCGGGATGTACGTCCTCGGGCGCTCGGGGACGGTGAGCGCGGCCGTCGAGGCGGCGTTCTTCGACGTGCCGGCGATTTCGGTGTCGCTCACGCTGACGAGCGAGGATTTCGCGGGCGGTGCGACGCCGAAGTCCGACTACAGCGAGGCGGCGGCGGCGACCACCTACCTCGTGGAGGAGACGCTCGACTCCGGCGTCTTCGAGCGCGCGGACTACCTGAACGTGAACGCGCCCCGCCCCGGCACCGAGACGGGCGAGCTGTCGGTGACGACGCCGACGCACGGCTACGACATGACGGTCGAGCGCGACGGCGCGCACCTCCGTCTCGAGGACCGGATGTGGCGGCGGATGGACGAGGGCATCGTCGCGGACGAACCCGACGATAGCGACCTGCGAGCCGTCGTCGAGGGGCGGACGAGCGTCTCGCCGCTCACCGCGCCGCACACGACCGAGCACCACGAGGTGCTGGACGCGCTCGCGGAGACCTACTGA
- a CDS encoding small ribosomal subunit Rsm22 family protein, producing MSVDRDDLRANAKYLRNVRPIDPAEICEYLSTPRHPAVVRQALREEAVDLGLVEREDGTFVPVEGGPATVPDATITEFPTEHARVLEDRLLDAYGPDWHRGASGDALREAIRRLKADYYHENDVTYDETAALGYAIYHLPDYYAVGRYVAADLARDGLLPRDARVLDLGAGVGGPFLGLADAFPADGLLDYHAVEPSPTADVLTDFFDAAPRNVHGTLHPRTAEAYAAEVEGEFDLVTAFSLLSELDDPLAVAESYRDVLAEDGTLVLVAPADRNTSIQLREIERDLEDGAMSVYAPSVRLWAGERPTDRGWSFVEKPDVTAPPFQRRLAEAAERPSEFLNETVKYSYSFLRADGRRRHDVSLPASRYARLADAETHVSNRVDLVAAKLSDDLSEGGNPLFKVSDGSEDVDCYAVLVNRTALNRDLLSADYGDLLEFESALCLWNDDEGAYNFVVDEDTVVDRLG from the coding sequence ATGTCCGTGGATAGAGACGACCTCCGCGCGAACGCGAAGTACCTCCGGAACGTCCGCCCCATCGACCCGGCGGAGATCTGCGAGTACCTCTCGACGCCGCGCCATCCGGCGGTCGTCCGGCAGGCGCTCCGCGAGGAGGCCGTCGACCTCGGCCTCGTCGAGCGCGAGGACGGGACGTTCGTCCCCGTCGAGGGCGGGCCCGCGACGGTCCCGGACGCCACCATCACCGAGTTCCCGACCGAGCACGCGCGCGTCCTCGAGGACCGCCTCCTCGACGCGTACGGCCCGGACTGGCATCGCGGTGCGTCCGGGGACGCGCTCCGCGAGGCGATCCGCCGCCTGAAGGCCGACTACTACCACGAGAACGACGTCACGTACGACGAGACGGCGGCGCTCGGCTACGCGATCTACCACCTCCCGGACTACTACGCGGTCGGCCGGTACGTCGCCGCCGACCTCGCGCGCGACGGCCTCCTGCCCCGCGACGCGCGCGTCCTCGACCTCGGCGCGGGCGTCGGCGGCCCGTTCCTCGGTCTCGCCGACGCGTTCCCGGCGGACGGCCTCCTCGACTATCACGCCGTCGAGCCGAGCCCGACCGCCGACGTCCTCACGGACTTCTTCGATGCGGCCCCCAGAAACGTCCACGGGACGCTTCACCCGCGCACCGCGGAGGCCTACGCCGCGGAGGTCGAGGGCGAGTTCGATCTCGTGACTGCGTTCAGCCTGCTGAGCGAACTCGACGACCCGCTCGCGGTCGCCGAATCCTACCGCGACGTCCTCGCCGAGGACGGCACGCTCGTCCTCGTCGCGCCGGCGGACCGGAACACGAGCATCCAACTCCGCGAGATAGAGCGCGACCTCGAGGACGGCGCCATGTCCGTCTACGCGCCGTCGGTGCGCCTCTGGGCGGGCGAGCGCCCGACCGACCGGGGCTGGTCGTTCGTCGAGAAACCCGACGTCACCGCGCCGCCCTTCCAGCGCCGACTCGCGGAGGCCGCCGAGCGCCCCTCGGAGTTCCTGAACGAGACGGTGAAGTACAGTTACAGCTTTCTCCGGGCGGACGGGCGGCGGCGCCACGACGTCTCGCTCCCCGCGAGCAGGTACGCGCGGCTCGCGGACGCCGAGACGCACGTCTCGAACCGCGTCGACCTCGTCGCGGCGAAGCTCTCGGACGACCTCTCGGAGGGCGGGAACCCGCTGTTCAAGGTGAGCGACGGCTCCGAGGACGTGGACTGCTACGCGGTGCTGGTCAACCGCACCGCGCTGAACCGCGACCTCCTGAGCGCGGACTACGGCGACCTCCTCGAGTTCGAGTCCGCGCTCTGCCTCTGGAACGACGACGAGGGCGCGTACAACTTCGTCGTCGACGAGGACACCGTCGTCGACCGCCTCGGGTAG
- a CDS encoding prephenate dehydrogenase dimerization domain-containing protein has translation MEVLVVGAGEMGRWFAAAVASDVAFADADPARAEAAADALDRRARAVPLDSSESFGVVCVAVPMRVATEAVAEHAGKAEQAVVDVTGSMRAPLDAMARVAPARERVSFHPLFAADAAPGTVAVSTAAGGPATDGVRRDLEAAGNDLVDVAPEEHDDAMRTVQGRTHAAVLAFALAADAAETEVPDALATPVYDQLAALAARVLDGTPRVYADIQATFDGARDIAAAAERLAETDPEDYDDLFEDVRG, from the coding sequence ATGGAGGTACTCGTCGTCGGAGCGGGCGAGATGGGCCGCTGGTTCGCGGCCGCCGTCGCGTCCGACGTCGCGTTCGCGGACGCGGACCCGGCGCGCGCGGAGGCGGCGGCGGACGCGCTCGACCGGCGCGCGCGCGCCGTCCCGCTCGATTCCTCGGAGTCGTTCGGCGTCGTCTGCGTCGCCGTGCCGATGCGCGTCGCGACCGAGGCGGTCGCCGAACACGCCGGGAAGGCCGAGCAGGCCGTCGTGGACGTCACGGGATCGATGCGCGCGCCGCTGGACGCGATGGCACGCGTCGCCCCGGCTCGCGAGCGCGTGAGCTTCCACCCGCTCTTCGCGGCGGACGCCGCGCCCGGGACGGTCGCGGTCTCGACGGCCGCGGGCGGGCCGGCGACGGACGGCGTTCGTCGCGACCTCGAAGCGGCGGGGAACGACCTCGTGGACGTCGCGCCCGAGGAGCACGACGACGCGATGCGCACCGTGCAGGGGCGTACGCACGCGGCGGTTCTCGCGTTCGCGCTCGCCGCCGACGCCGCCGAGACCGAGGTGCCGGACGCGCTCGCGACGCCGGTCTACGACCAGCTCGCCGCGCTCGCCGCGCGCGTCCTCGACGGGACGCCGCGCGTCTACGCGGACATTCAGGCGACGTTCGACGGCGCGCGCGACATCGCCGCGGCCGCCGAGCGCCTCGCCGAGACCGATCCCGAGGACTACGACGACCTCTTCGAGGATGTCCGTGGATAG
- a CDS encoding HalX domain-containing protein encodes MTDRPTVLVVEDDRDLADLYAAWLEGEHDVRIANTASEALEEFDAEVDVVLLDRRLPESSGDEVLSSIREEGSDAQVAMVSAVDPDFDIIEMGFDAYLVKPVTREELMDLVGRLLTRRVYTVEVREYFALASKRAALESRKDAETLAENEEYQRLLADLEALESALDEEMGSLSDEDVVAVFKSLSDGQPDD; translated from the coding sequence ATGACCGACCGGCCGACCGTCCTCGTCGTCGAGGACGACCGTGACCTCGCGGACCTCTACGCCGCGTGGCTCGAAGGCGAGCACGACGTCCGCATCGCCAACACGGCGAGCGAGGCCCTCGAGGAGTTCGACGCGGAAGTCGACGTCGTCCTCCTCGACCGCCGCCTGCCCGAGTCCTCCGGCGACGAAGTGCTCTCGTCGATCCGCGAAGAGGGGAGTGACGCACAGGTCGCGATGGTGAGCGCCGTCGACCCCGACTTCGACATCATCGAGATGGGGTTCGACGCCTACCTCGTCAAGCCGGTCACGCGCGAGGAACTCATGGACCTCGTCGGTCGCCTGCTCACGCGCCGCGTCTACACCGTCGAGGTGCGCGAGTACTTCGCACTCGCCTCGAAGCGCGCCGCCCTCGAGTCCCGCAAGGACGCCGAGACGCTCGCGGAGAACGAGGAGTACCAGCGCCTCCTCGCCGACCTCGAGGCGCTCGAATCCGCGCTCGACGAGGAGATGGGGTCGCTCAGCGACGAGGACGTCGTCGCGGTCTTCAAGTCGCTCAGCGACGGCCAACCGGACGACTGA
- a CDS encoding PAS domain-containing protein, producing MEEGVRILHVGGPDERSRALADAAGVADVVSVADGAAVTDVLADRDIDCIACEDADGLDAVAVLRRVRDTYPAIPFVLYASNGSEELAADAVSADVTDYVRAADTTLAELADALVSESRRYRAEQDVALLNDLARNVYERITEAFVTVDREWRVTYVNQEAEALLEVTADRVVGENVWEVFPEAIGSTFYTECNRAIATQTPVTFDGAFDPLGKHFEVRAYPSEEGLSIHFQHAASGESTRGDHLLALTSVLSYDLADSIESARAALTATRATNPDAEGLGDVEAALDRMEDLINHSITLANEEDYSTTHSTG from the coding sequence ATGGAGGAGGGGGTTCGGATACTCCACGTCGGCGGGCCCGACGAGCGCTCGCGGGCGCTCGCGGACGCCGCCGGCGTCGCCGACGTCGTGTCCGTCGCTGACGGAGCGGCGGTCACCGACGTCCTCGCCGACCGCGACATCGACTGCATCGCCTGCGAGGACGCCGACGGACTGGACGCCGTCGCCGTCCTCCGCCGCGTGCGCGACACGTACCCCGCGATCCCGTTCGTCCTCTACGCCTCGAACGGCTCCGAGGAACTCGCTGCCGACGCCGTCTCCGCCGACGTCACCGACTACGTGCGAGCGGCCGACACAACGCTCGCGGAGCTCGCGGACGCGCTCGTCTCCGAGTCGCGCCGATATCGGGCCGAGCAGGACGTTGCGCTCCTCAACGACCTCGCGCGGAACGTCTACGAGCGCATCACCGAGGCGTTCGTCACGGTCGACCGGGAGTGGCGGGTCACCTACGTCAATCAGGAGGCGGAGGCGCTCCTCGAAGTCACCGCCGACCGCGTCGTCGGCGAGAACGTCTGGGAGGTCTTCCCGGAGGCGATCGGGTCGACGTTCTACACGGAGTGCAACCGCGCCATCGCGACGCAGACGCCCGTGACGTTCGACGGCGCCTTCGACCCGCTCGGGAAGCACTTCGAGGTGCGGGCCTACCCCTCCGAAGAGGGGCTCTCCATCCACTTCCAGCACGCCGCCAGCGGCGAGTCGACGCGCGGCGACCACCTGCTGGCGCTGACGAGCGTCCTCTCCTACGACCTCGCGGACTCCATCGAGAGCGCGCGCGCCGCGCTCACCGCGACGCGCGCCACCAACCCGGACGCGGAGGGTCTCGGGGACGTCGAGGCCGCGCTCGACCGGATGGAGGACCTCATCAATCACTCCATCACGCTCGCGAACGAGGAGGACTACTCGACCACCCACTCGACGGGATAG
- a CDS encoding M24 family metallopeptidase yields MDPDLSALDEFLSDAGHDGYLLHAGSDLADQYYLSGFDAPDPFVTLYTPETTALLVSGLEYGRAKNEARADAVRRHADYDLHAKAAEHGRREAFTRVLVAFLEEFGVGDVATNGRFPLGVADALRERDVALTADRDDHVGDARAVKTEAEVESVRVAQRANEAAMRAAEDLLREADTESGVLRYGGDPLTAERVKEEIEVTLLRHGCALDETIVACGADAAEPHNRGSGPLRADEPIVIDIFPRDKTSKYHADMTRTFVKGTPSDAAREFHELTRAAFDAAFDALEPGATGADVHAAACEVYEDAGYPTLRSDPGAETGYIHSTGHGVGLDVHEAPGLSDSADVELEAGHVVTIEPGLYDPDVGGVRIEDIAVVTEDGYEDLTDYPVEWVVE; encoded by the coding sequence ATGGACCCGGACCTCTCCGCGCTCGACGAGTTCCTCAGTGATGCTGGCCACGACGGCTACCTGTTGCACGCGGGCTCGGACCTCGCCGACCAGTACTACCTCTCGGGGTTCGACGCGCCCGACCCGTTCGTCACGCTCTACACGCCCGAGACGACGGCGCTCCTCGTCTCCGGGTTGGAGTACGGCCGCGCGAAGAACGAGGCGCGCGCGGACGCGGTGCGGCGACACGCCGACTACGACCTGCACGCGAAGGCCGCCGAGCACGGCCGCCGCGAGGCGTTCACGCGCGTGCTCGTCGCGTTCCTCGAGGAGTTCGGGGTCGGCGACGTCGCGACGAACGGGCGCTTCCCGCTCGGCGTCGCGGACGCCCTCCGCGAGCGCGACGTCGCGCTGACGGCGGACCGCGACGACCACGTCGGCGACGCGCGCGCGGTGAAGACCGAGGCGGAAGTCGAGTCCGTTCGCGTCGCCCAACGGGCGAACGAGGCGGCGATGCGCGCCGCCGAGGACCTGCTCCGGGAGGCCGACACCGAGAGCGGCGTCCTCCGCTACGGCGGCGACCCGCTCACGGCCGAGCGCGTGAAGGAGGAGATCGAGGTGACGCTCCTCCGCCACGGCTGCGCGCTCGACGAGACCATCGTCGCCTGCGGTGCGGACGCCGCCGAACCCCACAATCGCGGCTCCGGCCCGCTCCGCGCGGACGAGCCGATAGTCATCGACATCTTCCCGCGCGATAAAACCTCGAAGTACCACGCGGACATGACGCGCACGTTCGTGAAGGGGACGCCGAGCGACGCGGCCCGCGAGTTCCACGAGCTGACGCGGGCGGCCTTCGACGCGGCGTTCGACGCCCTCGAACCGGGCGCGACGGGCGCGGACGTCCACGCGGCCGCCTGTGAGGTCTACGAGGACGCCGGCTATCCGACGCTGCGCTCGGACCCCGGAGCGGAGACGGGCTACATCCACTCGACGGGCCACGGCGTCGGCCTCGACGTCCACGAGGCGCCGGGACTGAGCGACAGCGCCGACGTCGAGCTCGAGGCCGGCCACGTCGTCACCATCGAACCCGGCCTCTACGACCCCGACGTGGGCGGGGTGCGCATCGAGGACATCGCGGTCGTCACCGAGGACGGCTACGAGGACCTCACGGACTATCCCGTCGAGTGGGTGGTCGAGTAG